A genomic window from Paenibacillus sp. FSL K6-0276 includes:
- a CDS encoding aminoglycoside phosphotransferase family protein — protein sequence MMAYEKPNLAMSEIEKVLWNHLTPGAVEITPLSGGNLSNVFSFILEGKGYVVKFSDLERTYETESYISNLLSGQGIPFPKCLALGRTSQLTYLIMERMEGRNLSDCTAEEQTHQLPEIIGILTRLAEADIGGTNGYGWIGPDGNGSYSSWKDFVVAVNAEDQTGTFWENWHELFRTSCLERDVYEEIYSRLMTYVPYNESNRSFIHGDFHQWNILSDGTRITGIIDGNCMYGDFLVDLAILDRHMPWSGVIKAYQDYQEKARIATHYFKERLIGAYYFKGLDGLRFYAKMGWRDAYQNTRHFLLNLKD from the coding sequence TTGGCAATGAGTGAAATTGAAAAAGTATTGTGGAATCATCTCACACCTGGTGCGGTTGAGATTACACCGCTGTCTGGTGGCAACTTAAGCAACGTGTTTTCTTTCATCCTCGAAGGGAAAGGCTATGTTGTGAAATTCAGCGATCTGGAACGTACGTATGAGACGGAAAGCTATATATCGAATTTGCTGTCGGGCCAAGGCATCCCTTTCCCCAAATGTTTGGCGTTAGGGCGAACTAGCCAGTTAACTTATTTGATCATGGAGCGGATGGAAGGGCGCAACCTGTCCGATTGCACGGCAGAGGAACAAACCCATCAGTTGCCGGAGATTATCGGCATCTTGACAAGACTGGCTGAAGCGGATATTGGAGGAACTAACGGGTACGGGTGGATCGGACCTGACGGCAACGGATCCTATTCATCTTGGAAGGACTTCGTCGTTGCCGTAAATGCTGAAGATCAGACGGGGACGTTCTGGGAGAACTGGCATGAACTCTTCCGCACGTCTTGCTTGGAGAGAGACGTATACGAAGAAATCTATAGTCGTTTGATGACCTACGTACCATATAATGAATCGAACAGAAGCTTTATACACGGAGATTTTCACCAGTGGAATATTTTGTCCGACGGAACACGGATTACCGGCATCATTGATGGGAATTGCATGTACGGTGATTTTCTCGTAGACCTTGCGATTCTCGATCGGCATATGCCGTGGAGTGGTGTCATTAAAGCGTATCAAGACTATCAAGAGAAAGCCAGAATCGCGACTCATTATTTTAAGGAGCGGTTAATCGGCGCCTATTATTTCAAGGGACTTGATGGACTTCGATTCTACGCTAAGATGGGATGGAGAGATGCCTATCAGAACACACGGCATTTTTTACTAAACCTGAAAGATTAA
- a CDS encoding discoidin domain-containing protein, which yields MKKIGVGFIFLFVMCAALSTTAFAKQPYSSYWFPEQLLQWTPASDPDAAFNQSTIPLQDRFVTDGVNSHATKAPKVMALSALNSGTSGVPSQGSDKFGANTFTYWQYVDKLVYWGGSAGEGIIVPPSADTIDAAHKNGVPIIGTVFFPPTVYGGKFEWVKQMLQQNSDGSFPAADKLIQVAKYYGFDGWFINQETEGGTPADAQQMKAFLSYLESHKSASMHIVWYDSMTKEGSINWQNALNDKNAMFLQDNKKQITDNMFLNFWWKDLKSSAEKARSLDRSPYDLYAGIDVEAKGYDTKVNWNLLFTDGQPAVTSLGIYRPDWAFNSAESMEDFFARENKFWVGPNGNPGNTASDQAWKGIANNVVESSSVNELPFITNFNTGSGQKYYVLGKQVRDKGWNNRSLQDILPTWRWIADSKGTSLTPELDWSDAYYGGSSLKVSGDLSHNNATHLKLYKTDLKIEASTKLSVTYKTLNKPSLKVGLAFADQPDQFVFLNVKDKTEPGWTTETLNLTPYKGKRIVALSLYFDTKDTISDYSIQIGQLSIQNANDPIKTLPAVSELKVTQSDFRDGIYGDARLEWKQLDQQVKQYEIYRVLPDGSEVLMGATPNHVFYVPEMRRIDKETVTVLKVVAINGRYEQGQTSSVKISWPAYPKPIAEFKADRTLVAPGESVNFTDLSTEVTEEWSWNFESGSPAVSTSKNPIVTFNQEGVYSVTLTATNSSGQDTITKKALITVSKEAGAVKNLALGKTATADHACGEKEGAPNAVDGKVTDNSKWCALGNLPHWLQVDLGAEHQISSFIIKHAQSGGEWSGFNTSDYTIQVSSDGTNWTDVVKVQGNSAAESTDAIALVKARYVKLLILKPTQGADTAARIYEFEVKGL from the coding sequence ATGAAAAAGATTGGTGTAGGTTTTATATTCTTATTTGTGATGTGCGCAGCATTATCCACTACTGCGTTCGCTAAACAGCCTTATTCATCCTACTGGTTTCCAGAGCAATTGCTTCAGTGGACTCCTGCATCCGACCCGGATGCGGCATTCAACCAGAGCACAATCCCGCTGCAAGACCGCTTTGTGACAGATGGAGTTAACTCTCATGCGACAAAAGCGCCGAAAGTTATGGCTCTATCAGCACTGAACTCGGGAACAAGTGGTGTGCCATCACAGGGTTCGGACAAATTTGGAGCTAACACGTTTACTTATTGGCAGTATGTTGACAAGCTTGTCTATTGGGGCGGATCTGCCGGTGAAGGGATCATCGTACCGCCAAGCGCTGATACTATCGACGCGGCTCATAAGAATGGCGTGCCGATCATCGGAACGGTATTCTTCCCGCCAACCGTGTATGGAGGGAAATTTGAATGGGTGAAGCAAATGCTTCAACAGAACAGCGACGGCTCCTTTCCTGCCGCAGATAAGCTGATCCAGGTTGCGAAGTATTACGGATTTGACGGTTGGTTCATTAACCAGGAGACTGAGGGTGGAACACCAGCTGACGCACAGCAAATGAAAGCTTTCCTAAGTTATCTAGAATCGCACAAATCTGCATCTATGCACATCGTATGGTACGACTCCATGACCAAGGAGGGCAGTATCAATTGGCAAAATGCACTAAATGACAAGAATGCAATGTTCCTGCAAGACAATAAGAAGCAGATAACAGACAATATGTTCCTGAACTTCTGGTGGAAAGATCTTAAAAGCTCAGCAGAGAAGGCCAGAAGCTTGGACAGAAGTCCGTATGACCTGTATGCAGGCATCGATGTTGAGGCCAAGGGTTACGATACGAAGGTGAACTGGAATCTGCTGTTCACGGATGGTCAACCTGCAGTCACTTCCCTTGGTATTTACCGCCCGGACTGGGCTTTTAACAGCGCGGAGAGTATGGAGGACTTCTTCGCACGCGAGAACAAATTCTGGGTGGGGCCAAACGGGAATCCGGGCAATACCGCGAGCGATCAGGCCTGGAAAGGAATCGCGAACAATGTGGTAGAATCATCCTCTGTAAATGAGCTGCCTTTCATCACCAACTTCAATACAGGAAGCGGACAGAAATATTATGTTCTAGGGAAGCAGGTTCGGGATAAGGGATGGAATAACCGAAGCCTGCAGGATATCCTGCCAACATGGCGCTGGATCGCAGACAGCAAAGGAACATCGCTTACTCCGGAGCTCGATTGGTCCGATGCGTATTACGGCGGCAGTTCGCTGAAGGTATCAGGTGATCTAAGCCATAACAATGCGACACATCTGAAGCTCTACAAGACAGACCTTAAAATCGAAGCAAGTACGAAGCTGTCAGTCACGTATAAAACACTGAACAAGCCAAGCCTGAAGGTGGGTCTTGCTTTCGCAGACCAACCCGACCAATTTGTCTTCCTTAACGTGAAGGATAAGACAGAACCAGGCTGGACTACCGAAACATTGAATTTGACCCCATACAAAGGGAAACGGATCGTAGCGTTGTCACTTTATTTTGATACCAAGGACACGATTAGTGATTATTCCATTCAAATAGGCCAGCTCTCCATCCAAAATGCCAACGACCCGATAAAAACGCTGCCGGCAGTTAGCGAACTGAAGGTCACTCAATCCGATTTCCGCGATGGAATTTATGGAGATGCTAGATTGGAGTGGAAACAGCTTGACCAGCAGGTGAAGCAATACGAAATCTATCGTGTACTGCCAGATGGCAGTGAGGTGCTAATGGGTGCAACGCCAAATCATGTGTTTTACGTTCCTGAGATGAGAAGAATAGACAAGGAAACAGTCACAGTATTGAAGGTCGTTGCAATCAATGGAAGATACGAGCAAGGTCAGACATCCAGCGTGAAGATCAGCTGGCCAGCTTATCCGAAGCCGATTGCGGAGTTCAAGGCTGATCGGACCTTGGTGGCTCCAGGTGAGAGCGTAAACTTCACCGACCTGTCGACCGAAGTGACAGAAGAATGGTCATGGAACTTCGAAAGCGGAAGCCCAGCTGTCAGCACATCGAAGAACCCGATTGTAACGTTCAATCAGGAAGGCGTGTATAGCGTGACACTGACTGCAACCAACAGTTCGGGCCAAGACACAATTACGAAAAAGGCGCTCATCACAGTGAGCAAGGAAGCTGGTGCGGTGAAGAATTTAGCACTTGGCAAAACTGCAACAGCCGATCATGCATGCGGGGAAAAAGAAGGAGCACCAAACGCCGTAGACGGTAAAGTGACGGATAACAGCAAATGGTGTGCACTTGGAAATCTGCCTCATTGGCTTCAAGTCGATCTCGGAGCCGAGCATCAAATCAGCTCTTTTATCATCAAGCATGCTCAGAGCGGAGGAGAATGGTCCGGGTTTAATACCAGCGATTATACCATTCAGGTGAGCAGCGATGGAACGAACTGGACTGATGTCGTCAAAGTCCAAGGAAACTCAGCAGCCGAGTCGACAGACGCGATTGCATTGGTGAAAGCCCGCTATGTAAAATTATTGATTCTTAAGCCCACGCAGGGAGCCGATACTGCAGCGCGAATCTATGAGTTTGAAGTCAAGGGACTGTAA
- the ppsA gene encoding phosphoenolpyruvate synthase, whose protein sequence is MSSLVLGFQEVENTQLLLVGGKGLNLGRLSKIEGIQVPEGFCVTTVGYQKAIEQNETYYALLDRLTILKVEDRDQISEISRKIRQVIMEVEIPSDVMKSVTHYLSQLGEEHAYAVRSSATAEDLPHASFAGQQDTFLNIIGVDAILQHISKCWASLFTDRAVIYRKQNGFDHNQVYLSVIVQKMVLPQASGILFTADPMTSNRKLLSIDASFGLGEALVSGLVSADCYKVQEEEIIDKRIATKKLAIYGLKEGGTETRQIDIDQQKIQTLTEQQISQLARIGREIEAYFGYPQDIEWCLANDTFYIVQSRPITTLFPIPEVNDQENHVYVSVGHQQMMTDPMKPLGLSFYLLTTPAPMRTAGGRLFVDVTTHLASPVSREMIINTLGKSDPLIKDALMTIVAREDFIKSSPDVKKVPSPNKSNEGISSADSQAQIDSDPTIVTDLIKKSQASIEELQRHIQTKSGSDLFDFILEDLQQLKKFLFDPQSLGVIMAAMDASSWINEKMNEWLGEKNVADTLSQSVQGNITSEMGLALLDVADVIRPYPKVIHYLQHVKDENFLDELVKFDGGQETQDAIQAYLNKYGMRCSGEIDITKTRWSEKPTTLVPMILSNIKTFEPNASDRKFEQGQQEALEKEQVLLERLKRLPDGEQKANETKRMIDLIRNFSGYREYPKYSMVNRYFVYKQSLLKETEQLVQAGVIHEKEDIYYLTFEELHEVVSTNKLDYQIISKRKDEYKLYKKLTPPRVITSDGEIITGEYKRENLPAGAIVGLAVSSGVIEGRARVILNMEEADLEDGDILVTSFTDPSWTTLFVSIKGLITEVGGLMTHGAVIAREYGLPAVVGVENATKLIKDGQRIRVHGTEGYIEIL, encoded by the coding sequence ATGAGTTCTTTGGTTCTCGGTTTTCAGGAAGTGGAAAATACGCAGCTATTGCTCGTTGGCGGAAAAGGGTTGAATTTAGGGCGTTTATCAAAAATTGAAGGAATACAAGTACCAGAAGGATTTTGTGTTACAACAGTGGGTTATCAAAAAGCCATAGAACAGAACGAAACGTATTATGCTTTGTTGGATCGATTAACTATCCTAAAAGTAGAAGATCGAGATCAAATTAGTGAAATCAGCAGGAAGATTCGACAAGTCATTATGGAAGTAGAAATTCCTTCGGATGTTATGAAGTCAGTTACTCACTATCTCTCTCAGTTAGGTGAGGAACATGCTTATGCAGTGCGTTCTAGTGCGACTGCTGAAGATTTACCACATGCCTCTTTTGCAGGTCAACAAGACACCTTTTTAAATATCATCGGCGTCGATGCCATCTTGCAGCATATCAGCAAATGTTGGGCTTCACTATTTACAGATCGCGCGGTAATCTACCGTAAGCAAAATGGATTTGACCACAATCAGGTTTATTTATCTGTTATTGTGCAAAAGATGGTTCTCCCACAGGCCTCAGGAATTTTATTTACCGCTGATCCGATGACTTCTAACCGAAAGTTGCTATCCATCGATGCCAGTTTTGGGCTTGGAGAAGCTCTGGTCTCTGGGTTAGTATCTGCCGATTGTTATAAAGTACAGGAAGAAGAAATCATTGATAAGAGGATTGCAACCAAAAAATTGGCTATCTATGGACTAAAAGAAGGTGGAACAGAAACCCGGCAGATCGATATCGATCAGCAAAAGATTCAAACACTTACGGAACAACAAATTTCACAACTGGCACGCATAGGTAGAGAGATTGAAGCTTATTTCGGTTACCCACAAGATATCGAATGGTGTTTGGCCAACGATACATTTTATATTGTTCAGAGCCGTCCAATCACTACTTTATTTCCGATTCCTGAAGTGAATGATCAAGAAAATCACGTTTACGTATCTGTCGGGCATCAACAAATGATGACGGATCCCATGAAACCACTAGGGTTGTCATTTTACCTGTTAACGACTCCTGCACCTATGCGTACAGCTGGCGGAAGATTGTTTGTTGATGTGACAACACATCTGGCTTCGCCTGTCAGCAGAGAAATGATAATTAATACCTTGGGGAAATCCGATCCGCTCATAAAAGACGCACTCATGACCATCGTAGCGCGAGAAGATTTTATAAAATCGTCACCAGATGTTAAAAAAGTACCTAGTCCCAATAAAAGCAATGAAGGGATATCGTCTGCGGATTCTCAAGCACAAATCGATAGCGATCCGACAATCGTTACTGATTTGATTAAGAAGAGTCAAGCATCGATAGAAGAGTTACAACGACACATCCAAACGAAATCTGGATCAGATTTATTTGATTTTATTCTAGAAGATCTACAGCAATTAAAGAAGTTTCTATTTGACCCACAAAGTTTGGGTGTGATTATGGCGGCTATGGATGCTTCATCATGGATCAATGAAAAAATGAATGAGTGGTTAGGTGAAAAAAACGTAGCAGATACGCTTTCTCAATCTGTACAGGGCAATATTACTTCGGAAATGGGTCTTGCGCTATTGGATGTCGCAGATGTGATTCGTCCTTATCCAAAAGTAATTCATTATTTACAGCATGTAAAAGATGAAAACTTCTTGGATGAGCTAGTTAAGTTTGATGGTGGACAGGAAACGCAAGACGCTATCCAGGCATACCTCAACAAATACGGAATGCGATGTAGCGGAGAAATCGATATTACTAAAACTCGTTGGAGTGAAAAACCAACTACTCTTGTCCCCATGATTCTCAGTAACATTAAAACCTTTGAGCCTAATGCTAGCGATCGGAAATTTGAGCAAGGGCAACAGGAAGCTTTGGAAAAAGAACAAGTGTTATTAGAACGATTGAAGCGATTACCGGATGGTGAACAAAAAGCCAATGAAACAAAACGAATGATCGACCTAATCCGGAATTTCAGCGGTTATCGGGAATATCCCAAATACAGTATGGTTAATCGCTACTTCGTTTATAAGCAGTCTCTACTGAAAGAAACTGAACAACTCGTACAAGCGGGCGTTATTCATGAAAAAGAAGATATATACTATCTCACTTTTGAAGAACTTCACGAAGTCGTAAGCACAAATAAACTGGATTACCAAATCATTAGCAAACGAAAAGATGAGTACAAATTATATAAAAAACTAACTCCACCACGTGTTATCACGTCTGATGGTGAAATCATTACAGGTGAGTACAAACGTGAAAATCTCCCAGCCGGAGCAATCGTAGGTCTAGCTGTTTCTTCTGGAGTTATAGAAGGACGAGCACGTGTCATCTTAAACATGGAAGAGGCAGATCTGGAAGATGGAGATATATTAGTCACCTCATTTACTGACCCTAGCTGGACAACATTGTTTGTATCCATAAAAGGCCTAATCACAGAAGTTGGTGGTCTGATGACCCATGGAGCAGTTATCGCACGTGAATATGGATTACCAGCAGTTGTCGGAGTGGAGAATGCTACCAAGCTGATAAAAGATGGGCAACGAATTCGCGTGCACGGAACAGAGGGGTATATCGAGATATTATAA
- a CDS encoding TetR/AcrR family transcriptional regulator C-terminal domain-containing protein, with protein MNQRERLTKLLLKQSLISLLKEKNISQISVKELCTSAGINRSTFYLHYANAYELLEHVEQEIIDNTSEYLEKIEANDRGITYILAFLDYIKKNDDLFAVMLLKSNDNVLFSKRLLNEILMNIDNHLQLDVPENMKRFTYAYLVNGSLAIIQEWILGKFIISSNELAQLIFSLADHSLLAFKSSDEN; from the coding sequence ATGAATCAACGTGAAAGGTTAACCAAACTGCTGCTGAAGCAGAGCTTGATTAGTCTGCTCAAAGAAAAAAACATAAGTCAAATCAGTGTAAAAGAATTATGCACGTCAGCAGGCATTAATCGCTCTACCTTTTATTTGCATTATGCAAATGCATATGAGCTGCTAGAACATGTAGAGCAGGAGATTATTGATAACACAAGTGAATATCTAGAAAAAATCGAAGCTAATGACAGGGGCATTACTTATATATTGGCCTTTTTAGATTACATCAAAAAGAATGATGATCTGTTTGCCGTTATGCTACTCAAATCAAATGATAACGTGTTGTTTTCAAAACGTTTGCTTAATGAAATACTGATGAATATTGACAATCACCTTCAGCTTGACGTTCCTGAAAATATGAAACGGTTTACTTATGCTTATTTGGTTAATGGAAGCTTAGCGATTATACAGGAGTGGATACTAGGAAAATTCATTATATCAAGCAATGAGTTGGCTCAACTCATTTTCTCTTTAGCGGACCATTCCTTATTAGCGTTTAAGTCATCGGACGAGAATTAA
- a CDS encoding NAD(P)-dependent oxidoreductase, producing MMQVMNMVKKKRVMITGAAGNMGGETLKLLRNDLAKCELLLFDLDNSTSRQKLKEYEGLNGVKVVYGDLLDRNLVYECVKDADIVLHIAAFVSPAADEFPERTMQINYGSAKNIVDSIKKSGRAHVTRFVNIGTIAETGDRMPPIHWGRVGDPLKPSVYDYYAVSKIAAERMVIESGLSYWVSLRQTGIMGPAMSKIEDPIMFHNCLENVLEYVSDRDSGRLMRNLCIQDIDGELEDGFWQHIYNIGGGESCRVSTLEMYRVLYGKLGITNLDYVIDPKWYATRNFHGQYYLDSDKLENYFHFRRDSIDYFYQSYLDNLGALVSVAKVITKLPGGQKFMGAMIKRTMKKQAVKERGTIRFIEDNDIEKIDAYWGSKNNWEAIPAKVSEMKKFGNWDKVIKLDHGYDENKPASQLNLEDIKGAAKFRGGECLSSDMKTGDWTGKLDFKCAFGHTFTASPKLMLEGGHFCPQCELESWNYKERAKREPFFAQVWNPIQDKSDGREYKKSYQN from the coding sequence ATGATGCAGGTGATGAATATGGTGAAGAAAAAACGCGTCATGATAACAGGTGCAGCGGGCAATATGGGTGGCGAAACATTAAAGTTACTGCGAAACGATTTAGCGAAGTGCGAGCTATTACTCTTTGATTTAGACAATTCAACCAGCCGCCAAAAGCTGAAAGAATATGAGGGACTAAATGGTGTTAAAGTAGTCTATGGCGATTTACTAGACCGCAACCTGGTCTATGAATGTGTGAAGGATGCCGACATTGTGCTCCATATCGCTGCTTTTGTATCTCCTGCTGCAGACGAGTTTCCCGAACGAACCATGCAGATTAATTATGGTTCAGCGAAAAATATCGTCGACTCCATTAAGAAAAGTGGTCGTGCCCATGTAACGCGTTTCGTAAATATCGGCACAATTGCGGAGACGGGTGACCGTATGCCGCCGATCCATTGGGGGCGTGTGGGCGACCCTCTCAAACCAAGTGTTTACGACTACTATGCCGTTTCGAAAATTGCCGCTGAGCGTATGGTAATTGAATCAGGACTAAGTTATTGGGTAAGCCTCCGCCAAACGGGTATCATGGGTCCAGCGATGAGCAAGATAGAAGACCCTATTATGTTCCATAACTGTCTGGAAAATGTGCTTGAATACGTATCTGACCGGGATTCAGGACGTTTAATGCGGAACCTGTGCATCCAAGATATTGATGGAGAACTAGAGGATGGATTTTGGCAGCACATTTACAACATTGGCGGGGGCGAGAGCTGTCGAGTCAGCACGCTTGAGATGTATCGGGTGCTTTATGGAAAGCTTGGAATAACGAATCTCGATTATGTAATTGACCCCAAATGGTATGCAACACGGAATTTTCACGGACAATATTATTTGGATTCTGACAAGCTGGAGAACTATTTTCACTTTCGCCGTGATTCAATAGATTATTTCTATCAAAGCTACCTCGATAATCTTGGCGCACTTGTATCTGTAGCGAAAGTCATTACGAAGCTGCCCGGAGGACAAAAATTCATGGGTGCGATGATTAAGCGGACGATGAAAAAGCAGGCTGTGAAGGAACGCGGAACGATACGTTTTATCGAGGATAATGACATTGAGAAAATAGACGCTTATTGGGGCAGCAAGAACAACTGGGAGGCGATTCCTGCAAAGGTGTCCGAAATGAAGAAATTCGGGAATTGGGATAAAGTCATCAAGCTTGATCACGGCTACGATGAAAATAAGCCAGCATCACAATTAAATTTAGAAGATATTAAAGGTGCTGCGAAATTTCGTGGTGGTGAATGCCTTTCAAGTGACATGAAAACGGGGGATTGGACGGGCAAACTCGATTTCAAATGTGCGTTCGGCCATACCTTTACCGCAAGTCCCAAGCTTATGCTAGAAGGTGGACATTTCTGCCCGCAGTGTGAACTCGAAAGCTGGAATTACAAAGAACGTGCAAAGCGTGAACCGTTCTTTGCCCAGGTGTGGAACCCCATTCAAGATAAATCAGACGGACGCGAGTATAAGAAATCGTATCAGAATTAG
- the tlp gene encoding small acid-soluble spore protein Tlp produces MSKPDNRKDNVEHLQNAIQNTIENYQEANDYLEEFGDEISAQEKTQIAEKNKRREHSISGFQEEIKDESMHQQNS; encoded by the coding sequence ATGAGCAAACCGGATAATCGCAAGGATAACGTTGAACACTTGCAAAACGCGATTCAGAACACGATAGAAAACTACCAGGAAGCGAACGATTATCTCGAAGAATTTGGAGATGAAATTTCAGCACAAGAAAAAACTCAAATAGCTGAAAAAAACAAACGCCGTGAACATAGCATCTCCGGATTTCAAGAAGAAATCAAGGACGAATCAATGCACCAGCAAAACTCATAA